One region of Limibacillus sp. genomic DNA includes:
- a CDS encoding response regulator transcription factor translates to MKKPLIWIVEDDRDITDLVTAYLRREGFDLEVFHKGEAMVERLGDTLPSLFLVDLSLPDSDGITLTRKIRATTDRPILLVTGRGGLEDRVKGLDAGADDYILKPFELAELSARVRSNLRRVAPEERTPKSARLEGFELDGVAGSLRYSDREVPLTDKEASILGYLLSNPDREIPRDEICLFLNGNNWDGADRSLDVYLCRIRNKMKDLKPGFSGIKTVRGVGYKLTTNG, encoded by the coding sequence GGATCGTCGAAGACGATCGGGACATCACCGACTTGGTGACGGCCTATCTGCGCCGCGAAGGCTTCGACCTCGAGGTCTTCCACAAGGGCGAGGCGATGGTCGAGCGCCTGGGTGACACGCTGCCTTCTCTCTTTCTGGTCGACCTTTCCCTGCCCGACAGCGACGGCATCACCCTGACCCGCAAGATCAGGGCGACCACGGACCGCCCCATCTTGCTGGTGACGGGCCGGGGCGGCCTCGAAGACAGGGTCAAGGGATTGGACGCCGGCGCCGATGACTACATCCTGAAACCCTTCGAGCTGGCTGAGCTCTCCGCGCGGGTGCGCAGCAATCTGCGGCGCGTCGCGCCGGAGGAGCGCACACCCAAGAGCGCGCGCCTGGAGGGCTTCGAGTTGGACGGCGTGGCGGGGTCGCTGCGCTACTCCGACCGCGAGGTGCCGCTGACCGACAAGGAGGCCTCGATCCTGGGTTATCTGCTGAGCAATCCGGACCGGGAGATTCCGCGCGACGAGATCTGCCTCTTCCTCAACGGCAACAACTGGGACGGCGCCGACCGTTCGCTGGACGTCTACCTCTGCCGGATCCGCAACAAGATGAAGGACCTGAAGCCCGGCTTCAGCGGCATCAAGACGGTGCGCGGCGTGGGCTACAAGCTGACCACGAACGGCTGA